Proteins co-encoded in one Capsicum annuum cultivar UCD-10X-F1 chromosome 9, UCD10Xv1.1, whole genome shotgun sequence genomic window:
- the LOC107842735 gene encoding UBX domain-containing protein 1 isoform X2, with protein MDASDINGSLVSELKAMGFSEAQATKALCSSGNSSIEAAVNWIIDHEKDAYTDEMPMVQVDIIETPTPTFDSEQAKLKAQELRERARKRREEEEKKLEKKREKERIHAGKELLAAKRMTQENETRCFEAQRKTEKEEERRATERICQKLQQDMAERRAKLGSFLNSFTSSKSVKTSEQETKNPLEVESAALSGNLATKKEVLMECLRSLRRQHKEEDAKVQRAFKTLLVYVRNIVSNPDEGKFRKIRLSNPAFQAKIGIFKEGVQFLELSGFERVERGDFLVLHRDKVDMKILRSAGRVLHSAITNPFFGLLSK; from the exons GTAATTCAAGCATTGAGGCTGCAGTAAATTGGATTATTGATCATGAGAAAGATGCATACACTGATGAGATGCCCATG GTTCAAGTCGACATTATTGAAACTCCTACTCCTACTTTCGATTCAGAACAAGCGAAGTTGAAAGCACAAGAGCTAAG GGAGCGAGCACGCAAGAGGAgagaagaggaagagaaaaaacTGGAAAAGAAAAGGGAGAAG GAAAGGATACACGCAGGCAAAGAACTGCTTGCAGCAAAGCGAATGACACAGGAAAATGAAACGAGATG TTTTGAAGCACAGAGGAAGACTGAAAAAGAGGAGGAGAGAAGGGCAACGGAAAGAATTTGTCAAAAGCTTCAGCAGGACATG GCCGAAAGGAGGGCTAAGCTTGGTTCGTTTTTGAATAGCTTTACATCTTCAAAATCCGTTAAAACCTCTGAGCAAGAGACAAAG AATCCTTTGGAAGTTGAGTCTGCTGCATTATCTGGTAACTTAGCTACAAAGAAAGaggttttgatggaatgcttaaGATCTCTCAGGCGTCAGCACAAG GAGGAGGATGCAAAAGTGCAACGGGCCTTCAAAACTCTATTAGTTTATGTGAGGAACATTGTTAGCAATCCTGATGAAGGAAAGTTCAGGAAGATCCGGCTTAGTAATCCAGCTTTCCAG gctaaaattgggattttcaaaGAAGGCGTGCAGTTTCTAGAACTCTCTGGgtttgaaagagttgaaagaggtGACTTTTTGGTCTTGCACAGAGACAAGGTCGATATGAAGATACTGAGATCAGCTGGCAGGGTTTTGCACTCTGCCATTACAAATCCCTTCTTTGGGCTACTGTCAAAGTAA